A DNA window from Vibrio cidicii contains the following coding sequences:
- a CDS encoding FAD:protein FMN transferase, with protein MKKWLVAFASLLILAGCEKPAEQVHLSGPTMGTTYNIKYIVQSDIPSAEAIQTEVDRLLEEVNDQMSTYRKDSELSRFNQYQGSEPFTVSEQTATVVKEAIRLNQLTQGALDVTVGPLVNLWGFGPEARPEVVPSDAELAERKANTGIHHLSVDGNKLSKDLPHLYVDLSTIAKGWGVDVVADYIQSQGIHNYMVEVGGEIRLKGVNREGIPWRIAVEKPSVEERAIQEIIEPGDMAIATSGDYRNYFERDGVRYSHIIDPTTGKPIANKVVSVTVLDKSSMTADGLATGLMVLGDIKGMEVANQNNIPVLMIVKTDDGFKELVSKAYQPFVKK; from the coding sequence GTGAAAAAGTGGCTTGTTGCATTTGCTTCTCTATTGATTCTCGCGGGTTGTGAAAAGCCTGCAGAACAAGTTCATCTTAGCGGCCCAACCATGGGCACGACGTATAATATAAAATACATCGTTCAATCCGACATCCCGAGCGCAGAAGCGATCCAAACCGAAGTGGATCGCTTGTTGGAAGAAGTTAACGATCAGATGTCGACTTATCGCAAAGATTCAGAGCTGAGCCGTTTTAACCAATACCAAGGTTCAGAGCCGTTTACTGTTTCTGAGCAAACCGCAACGGTAGTGAAGGAAGCCATTCGTCTTAATCAGTTGACCCAAGGAGCGTTGGATGTCACGGTCGGGCCGTTGGTCAATCTGTGGGGATTTGGCCCAGAAGCGCGCCCAGAAGTGGTGCCGAGCGATGCGGAACTCGCCGAACGTAAAGCTAACACTGGTATTCATCATTTAAGTGTTGATGGTAATAAACTGAGCAAAGACCTGCCGCATCTGTATGTGGATCTTTCGACCATTGCGAAAGGTTGGGGAGTTGATGTGGTTGCTGATTACATCCAATCACAAGGCATTCACAACTATATGGTTGAAGTGGGCGGAGAGATTCGCCTGAAAGGCGTCAACCGTGAAGGTATTCCTTGGCGTATTGCTGTCGAAAAGCCCTCTGTTGAAGAACGTGCGATTCAAGAAATTATCGAGCCGGGTGATATGGCGATTGCCACTTCTGGCGATTATCGCAACTATTTTGAGCGCGATGGAGTCCGTTATTCACATATAATTGACCCGACGACCGGTAAACCAATCGCCAATAAAGTGGTGTCGGTGACGGTGTTGGATAAGTCGTCCATGACCGCCGATGGCTTAGCGACGGGACTGATGGTGCTTGGTGATATCAAAGGAATGGAAGTGGCCAACCAAAACAACATCCCCGTACTGATGATTGTAAAAACGGATGACGGTTTTAAAGAGCTGGTTTCTAAAGCCTACCAACCATTTGTGAAAAAATGA